The DNA sequence CTGTGGCTTTCATATTTGAAACTGGGTGAAGATGACATAAATACTAATAAATAACGTTATTTTTCTTTCAGGCAATGTCAGTGATTGGGGACAGAAGGTCGCGAGAACAGAAAGCCAAACAAGAGAGGTAAGATCAGCGTCACCCTCCCAGCTTTTACATGTTGGcagaacgtgtgtgtgtaacagcaGCATCGGCTCATTACCGCCGAGCTGCCACGAAAAGCAAACCCACAGATGACCAAGAGAAGGAAAGTAGCGTTTGTAATCTGCAGGTTGAgggatttattttatattttaccgTCTTGCTTGCAGTCTGTTGTTTTATGCAGAAAACAGAGAACCTGTTGATTGTTCtctctttgtgttgttttgcttCCAGAGAAAAAGAGTTGGCCAAAGTCACAATCAAAAAAGAGGATGTGGAACTAATTGTAagtagtttttatttaatctaaGAATCTGTTTGTGATGTTAAAGGATAATTTCTGAATTTTTAAAccctgttttcacatattttggggtTGAAATGATTAGTGGGTGCAACAagttttggaatctgtgcagtggatggcttcagccagcagccGCAGCCTGTGCCCGTCTAAATGACGTCCACAAATACTGCTTTTTCTGCCACAAACAGGCTCAGGATATTTAACCAGGTGTCTGTCAACGTCATGAATCGTCTTCTTCCTCCGTCACCTCACCTCTCGTGAGATTTTAGACGGAGCAAAAAAACACTGTCGACGTAATTTTGCGCCAAAGGAATACTTTGCAGCCACTGGCACCTGAATTCATCTTCTACTACTTACTAGTCATTTCGacacaaaaatatgtaaaactgGGACCAGGgttggaaaaatacagaaatcagcCTGTCGAGCCACACATCTATTTGGTAGATCACATCGGCGAATGTATGTAGATACTGGAACAGTATACCCATGTGATAATGAAAGATGTCATTCACAAACTACAAGCATTATTAATCTGCTGCTTTTACAGCCTCCACTTTTTTGGGATGGTTTTCCACGACGTTATAACCTGCAGCAGATATTTGCCAGTTATAGTCACCCGTTCAGTCACAAAGGCATAGAACATATGgttctgtgcaggccagtcaagtttcACATAATACTGAGGAAACCATTTCTTTACGGACCTGACCTTGTGCACCGTTTCCTGAGTCACCATTATGTTTAATCAAGAAATGGTCTGCAGACTGTAGTTTTCCCATTTAACTGTGCATCCCACTTACCGATTACTTGCAATTGTGTCATTTCATGAAGTCTGTAACAAGTTAAAGTTATGCACAACTAGTTTTGTGACTTAGTTGAAGCCTATTTTTCGATTCTTACATTATGATCATATTCTGATGTTCGTGTTCCTGTGCAGATGTCAGAGATGGAGATTTCCAGGGCCGTGGCGGAGCGCAGTCTGAGGGAACACATGGGGAACGTGGTGGAGGCTCTGGTGGCCCTGACCAACTGAACAAACAGCATTTACACACTGGACTGCTTCACTCTGTTTTTGTTACCAGGGCTCATCGAGACAATGGGGCTGAACTGAACTCAGCGGTTAAACTCTTGCGAAGTAATTGTTACCGTAAatccatctttctttttttaaaataaaagttgacCTGCCTCCTTTTTGTTCCTGTGATTAGTCATTTTAATACTTGTTTTGCACTCTTTGGaaaggtttttaaaatgttaaaaagtttTATTCACGAAATCAAGTTACAATACTTGTAGCTTCACAACtatagaggggaaaaaaagggcaATGCAAGACATCCAGTACATACTGTTATTAAAGGCTGATTTATACAAAATGATATCACAACCCACTGCTTTAAAACTGAAGGAGGTATCTGGGTGTGATGTGATCTTAAGTAGAAGCTGAGGAGCCaacattaaattaacttttttaaatgatggTGCACCTTTCTGGTAGATAAACAGTTCATTAAAGTGGTGGAATCAGTCTATTTTCTTTCCACAACATAAAGTCCAGGAAAGGGGAATCGGCATCCTGGgatgcagctctgtctctggaCAGTCTCTAAAGCTGCAGTGTGGGCCGGGTGAAGTCTCCTCCACATCTTaagtcttcctcttcttcactgTGGGCCGGTCAAACACGTCCCTCACGCCTGCCGCCTTCTGCTTGAAGAACTTGCTGTTCTGAGCGCTCTCCTGGGCCCAAGCAGAGTCGAATGATGTGGTGTCCTGGTCCACCAAGTGGGTGTACTTGGTACGTCCAGACCGCCCAAAGTTTTTGACCTTAAGAAGGAAAACAAGCCATAACAGGTCGAATCAGAAGACTTCATTCAAAGGGAAATGTATCCAGCAGATAAACCTGCTCGAAATATGCACGTTATTCTGGCATGTATGTGTAGGAAATGTTTCAGATAATGTATGCCCAAATTTAAGGTGAAAAATTGGATTGGGAAATGCATTTATATATTTGGTACATGTTTCAAAGGAcgacaatattttaaaaaggcaaaaagtCCTTCTCAGGATTCTTGTTGATTTTTTCCCATAATCATATAAACACCGaatatgattttaataaatgtagatTTTAAGATTTAACACAGGTTAATAGTTCAGCTATACAACATTCTGTTGAACACATGAAATATGAGCAAAAGCAGCTGACCTGCATGACTTTGGGTAAGATGGTTTTGTTGAAGTGATCCTCCAGAGTCGGGGCGCTGAAATCTCTCTTGTACACGTCGTCCTCCCCATCCTGTGACAGAAACCATGTGAACAGTTACAGACCACTGAACGACATCAAACTGTAAACATTTGACCAACATACTTACTGAGCAGAACTTGCCCTCAAGACGT is a window from the Micropterus dolomieu isolate WLL.071019.BEF.003 ecotype Adirondacks linkage group LG20, ASM2129224v1, whole genome shotgun sequence genome containing:
- the hypk gene encoding huntingtin-interacting protein K isoform X2; this translates as MAAEGDVDLDLEADENCTGKPAEKPRKHDSGAADLERVTDYAEEKEISSSDLETAMSVIGDRRSREQKAKQEREKELAKVTIKKEDVELIMSEMEISRAVAERSLREHMGNVVEALVALTN